A single region of the Leclercia sp. AS011 genome encodes:
- the luxS gene encoding S-ribosylhomocysteine lyase, whose amino-acid sequence MPLLDSFTVDHTRMEAPAVRVAKTMHTPHGDTITVFDLRFCVPNKEVMPEKGIHTLEHLFAGFMRDHLNGNGVEIIDISPMGCRTGFYMSLIGVPEEKRVADAWKAAMEDVLKVKEQNQIPELNVYQCGTYQMHSLEEAQEIARHILERDVRVNSNEELALPKDKLQELHI is encoded by the coding sequence ATGCCGTTATTAGATAGCTTTACTGTCGACCATACCCGTATGGAAGCCCCTGCTGTACGCGTTGCGAAGACCATGCATACCCCGCACGGCGACACGATCACTGTATTCGACCTGCGTTTCTGCGTACCTAATAAAGAAGTCATGCCGGAGAAAGGCATTCATACGCTGGAGCACCTGTTTGCTGGCTTCATGCGCGATCACCTGAACGGTAACGGCGTTGAGATCATCGATATCTCCCCGATGGGTTGCCGTACCGGTTTCTACATGAGCCTGATTGGCGTGCCGGAAGAGAAACGCGTCGCCGATGCGTGGAAAGCCGCAATGGAAGACGTGCTGAAGGTGAAAGAGCAGAACCAGATCCCGGAGCTGAACGTTTACCAGTGCGGTACCTACCAGATGCACTCCCTGGAAGAAGCGCAGGAGATTGCGCGTCATATTCTTGAGCGTGATGTTCGCGTTAACAGCAATGAAGAGCTGGCCCTGCCTAAAGATAAATTGCAGGAACTGCACATCTAG
- a CDS encoding FKBP-type peptidyl-prolyl cis-trans isomerase N-terminal domain-containing protein: MNKYFSAALYCGLLLSGGQAFAAGTDLLERLNNEKIIGNDSTSPFIAPETTTNPPDAAPQPAKPARPAARAVPAKNDKAVAVNQAKLSRLTEALRKANSTIAGLDKQLSAVESEKALLEQAVAHEKERVAEKEQALAWLKSQPDGSAQKLAVESLIATLPKPAEVDQHKNAALADQLKNANAQRDSLTKALDDLKAQLSALNLQKATLETRLAERDKAFNSEKTKSEIAQNQLEDAKKVIASQESLLAVQKSSAGSDKEKLLKELTDLQTQKKTLDTQLASLKEASAKNATLTKDLTDLQTQKTALETQLASLKAANDKSAALSKELTDLQTQKQTLETQLASLKDASAKNVTLTKELAELQTQKKALEAQLATLKTSSDKSTGAVKEADALKAQLSALNLQKANLETRMAEQEKLLNNEKVKSGIVHNQLEDAKKVIASQESLLALQKTSVGSEKDKSGALVSQLATAGKEAEELKKQLTLLQTQKASLEEQQKTQSASLATLTAENQKLKESQAAPGKEGAEKPRVKIDKAAAKDTLTSYAIGTWYGDAADREKSKLDGMNKKLDLNAFMQGFSDKVNNKLQLAPATLTKELAALDQVQKKQFVATQSENEKQSKAIMAKAAKEKGAKRLPDGAIYRVIQQGDAPLITGQNEIITELDEVLGTGKVMSSKEVRASRVKDLPPLFQTVVKKLGLGGEAKLHIPAKQAYGEAGVPGFVPPGTVSIITIKIIGIK; this comes from the coding sequence ATGAATAAATACTTCAGCGCAGCACTGTACTGCGGATTGTTATTATCGGGTGGGCAGGCGTTTGCAGCCGGAACGGATTTACTGGAACGCCTGAATAATGAAAAAATTATCGGTAACGATTCAACCAGTCCTTTTATCGCTCCAGAAACCACGACAAATCCGCCGGACGCCGCACCGCAGCCCGCAAAGCCTGCTCGTCCTGCAGCTCGTGCGGTGCCTGCTAAAAACGACAAGGCCGTCGCGGTTAATCAGGCCAAACTGTCCCGACTTACCGAAGCGCTTCGCAAGGCCAATTCCACTATCGCCGGATTAGATAAACAGCTGAGCGCGGTAGAGAGCGAAAAGGCGCTACTGGAACAGGCGGTCGCTCACGAGAAGGAGCGCGTCGCTGAGAAAGAGCAGGCCCTCGCCTGGCTTAAATCACAGCCGGACGGCAGCGCGCAAAAGCTCGCCGTTGAGAGCCTCATTGCGACGCTGCCTAAGCCCGCTGAGGTCGATCAACATAAAAATGCCGCGCTGGCAGATCAGCTGAAAAACGCCAACGCGCAGCGCGACAGCCTGACTAAAGCGCTCGACGATTTAAAAGCCCAGCTGTCAGCGCTGAACCTGCAAAAAGCCACTCTGGAAACCCGGCTGGCCGAGCGGGATAAAGCGTTCAACAGCGAGAAGACAAAGTCTGAGATTGCGCAGAACCAGCTCGAAGACGCCAAAAAAGTGATCGCCTCGCAGGAATCGCTGCTGGCCGTGCAGAAGAGCAGCGCCGGAAGCGACAAAGAGAAACTCCTCAAAGAGCTGACCGATCTGCAAACGCAGAAGAAAACGCTGGATACCCAGCTGGCCTCGCTGAAAGAAGCCAGTGCGAAAAACGCGACCCTTACCAAAGATCTGACCGACCTGCAGACGCAGAAGACGGCGTTGGAAACGCAGCTGGCTTCATTGAAAGCGGCTAACGACAAAAGCGCCGCGCTGTCGAAGGAACTCACCGATCTGCAAACGCAGAAGCAAACGCTGGAAACCCAGTTGGCCTCGCTGAAAGACGCCAGTGCCAAAAACGTGACGCTCACTAAAGAGCTGGCCGAGCTGCAAACCCAGAAGAAAGCGCTGGAAGCCCAGCTCGCCACCCTCAAAACCAGCAGCGATAAGAGCACTGGCGCGGTGAAAGAGGCTGATGCCTTGAAAGCCCAGCTGTCAGCGCTGAACCTGCAAAAAGCGAACCTGGAAACCCGGATGGCCGAGCAGGAGAAGCTGCTGAACAATGAAAAGGTGAAGTCCGGGATCGTGCATAACCAGCTTGAAGATGCCAAAAAAGTCATCGCGTCTCAGGAATCCCTGTTGGCTCTGCAGAAAACTAGCGTTGGCAGCGAGAAAGACAAAAGCGGTGCGCTGGTCTCCCAGCTGGCTACCGCCGGGAAAGAGGCTGAGGAGCTGAAAAAGCAGCTGACCCTGCTTCAGACGCAAAAAGCCTCGCTTGAAGAGCAGCAGAAAACGCAAAGCGCTTCCCTCGCAACGCTGACGGCCGAAAACCAGAAGCTGAAGGAGAGCCAGGCGGCACCTGGCAAAGAGGGAGCGGAAAAGCCGCGGGTGAAGATCGATAAGGCTGCGGCAAAAGATACCCTGACCAGCTACGCCATTGGTACCTGGTATGGCGATGCGGCAGATCGTGAGAAGAGCAAGCTGGATGGAATGAACAAAAAGCTCGACCTCAATGCCTTTATGCAGGGCTTTAGCGACAAGGTAAATAATAAGCTCCAGCTGGCGCCTGCCACGCTGACGAAGGAGCTGGCCGCGCTGGACCAGGTACAGAAAAAGCAGTTTGTCGCGACGCAAAGCGAAAACGAAAAGCAGAGCAAAGCGATCATGGCTAAGGCGGCGAAGGAGAAAGGGGCCAAACGACTGCCGGATGGTGCCATCTACCGGGTGATTCAGCAAGGTGATGCTCCCCTGATCACGGGTCAGAATGAGATCATTACCGAGCTTGATGAGGTACTGGGCACCGGGAAAGTGATGTCCAGTAAAGAGGTGCGCGCCAGCCGGGTGAAAGATTTACCGCCGCTGTTCCAGACGGTCGTGAAAAAGCTGGGGCTGGGCGGGGAGGCCAAACTGCACATTCCGGCGAAGCAGGCTTACGGCGAAGCGGGCGTGCCTGGCTTTGTGCCGCCCGGTACGGTCTCGATCATTACGATTAAAATCATCGGCATTAAGTAG
- the emrB gene encoding multidrug efflux MFS transporter permease subunit EmrB, which produces MQQQKPQKPLEGAQLVIMTIALSLATFMQVLDSTIANVAIPTIAGNLGSSLSQGTWVITSFGVANAISIPITGWLAKRVGEVKLFLWSTIAFVIASWACGMSNSLTMLIFFRVIQGIVAGPLIPLSQSLLLNNYPPAKRSVALALWSMTVIVAPICGPILGGYISDNYHWGWIFFINVPIGALVVLLTLQSLRGRETRTEQRRIDGVGLALLVLGIGSLQIMLDRGKELDWFASQEIIVLTVVAVVALSFLIVWELTDDNPIVDLSLFKSRNFTIGCLCISLAYMLYFGAIVLLPQLLQEVYGYTATWAGLASAPVGVIPVLLSPIIGRFAHKLDMRRLVTFSFIMYAVCFYWRAYTFEPGMDFGASAWPQFIQGFAVACFFMPLTTITLSGLPPERMAAASSLSNFMRTLAGSIGTSMTTTMWTNRESLHHAQLTESVNVFNPQAQEVYSQLQGMGMTEQQASGWIAQQITAQGLIISANEIFWISAGVFIVLLGLIWFAKPPFGAGGGGGGAH; this is translated from the coding sequence ATGCAGCAGCAAAAACCGCAAAAACCGTTGGAAGGCGCGCAGCTGGTCATCATGACCATTGCGCTGTCGCTGGCGACATTCATGCAGGTGCTGGACTCCACCATCGCGAACGTGGCGATCCCGACCATCGCCGGGAACCTTGGCTCATCCCTGAGCCAGGGGACATGGGTCATCACCTCGTTCGGGGTGGCGAATGCCATCTCCATCCCGATCACCGGCTGGCTGGCAAAGCGCGTCGGGGAAGTGAAACTCTTCCTCTGGTCCACCATCGCCTTTGTGATTGCCTCCTGGGCGTGTGGGATGTCAAACAGCCTGACCATGCTGATCTTCTTCCGCGTGATCCAGGGGATTGTCGCCGGGCCGCTGATCCCGCTGTCGCAGAGTCTGCTCCTCAACAACTACCCACCCGCCAAACGCTCTGTCGCGCTGGCGCTGTGGTCGATGACGGTGATCGTCGCGCCGATCTGCGGCCCGATTCTGGGCGGCTATATCAGCGATAACTATCACTGGGGCTGGATCTTCTTTATCAACGTGCCGATTGGCGCGCTGGTGGTTTTGCTGACCCTGCAGTCGCTGCGCGGTCGTGAAACCCGCACCGAACAACGGCGTATTGATGGCGTGGGGCTGGCGCTGCTGGTGCTGGGCATCGGCAGTCTGCAGATCATGCTCGACCGCGGTAAGGAGCTGGACTGGTTCGCCTCGCAGGAGATCATCGTGCTGACGGTGGTGGCGGTAGTGGCGTTGAGCTTCCTGATTGTCTGGGAGCTGACGGATGACAACCCGATAGTCGATCTGTCGCTGTTTAAGTCGCGCAACTTCACCATAGGCTGTTTGTGTATCAGCCTTGCCTACATGCTCTACTTCGGCGCGATTGTTCTGCTGCCGCAGCTGTTGCAGGAGGTCTACGGCTATACCGCCACCTGGGCGGGGCTGGCGTCGGCACCGGTCGGGGTGATCCCGGTCCTGCTGTCGCCGATTATCGGCCGCTTCGCCCATAAACTCGATATGCGTCGGCTGGTGACCTTCAGCTTCATTATGTATGCGGTGTGCTTCTACTGGCGTGCCTATACCTTTGAGCCGGGTATGGACTTTGGTGCCTCCGCGTGGCCGCAGTTCATTCAGGGCTTTGCGGTGGCCTGCTTCTTTATGCCACTGACCACTATCACCCTCTCCGGCCTGCCGCCGGAACGGATGGCGGCGGCCTCCAGTCTGTCGAACTTTATGCGTACGCTGGCGGGCTCTATCGGTACCTCGATGACCACCACCATGTGGACCAACCGCGAGTCGCTGCACCATGCCCAGCTCACGGAATCGGTGAACGTGTTCAATCCGCAGGCGCAGGAGGTGTACAGCCAGCTGCAGGGGATGGGCATGACCGAGCAGCAGGCGTCGGGCTGGATAGCGCAGCAGATCACCGCGCAGGGGCTGATTATCTCGGCTAATGAGATCTTCTGGATATCCGCAGGCGTGTTCATTGTGCTGTTGGGGCTAATCTGGTTCGCCAAACCGCCGTTTGGCGCGGGCGGCGGAGGCGGTGGCGCGCACTAA
- the emrA gene encoding multidrug efflux MFS transporter periplasmic adaptor subunit EmrA: protein MSANAENTTPQQPVNKKKGKRKRALLLLTLLFIIIAVAYGIYWFLVLRHSEETDDAYVAGNQVQIMAQVSGSVTKVWADNTDFVQKGDVLVTLDPTDAQQAFEKAQTELASSVRQTRQQMINSKQLQANITVQKTALAQAQSDFNRRVPLGTANLIGREELQHARDAVASAQAQLDVAIQQYNANQAMVLDTTLDQQPAVKQAATEVRNAWLALERTKIVSPMTGYVSRRSVQPGAQISSSTPLMAVVPATNLWVDANFKETQLAHMRIGQSATVVSDIYGDEVKYTGKVVGLDMGTGSAFSLLPAQNATGNWIKVVQRLPVRIELDEKQLVDHPLRIGLSTLVTVDTANRDGQMLANQARSNPAYESNAREISLEPVNKLIDEIVKANAG, encoded by the coding sequence ATGAGCGCAAATGCGGAGAACACAACCCCGCAGCAACCGGTCAACAAGAAGAAAGGCAAACGCAAGCGCGCCCTTCTGCTGCTGACCTTGCTCTTTATTATTATTGCCGTGGCATATGGGATCTATTGGTTTTTAGTACTGCGTCATAGTGAAGAGACGGATGACGCGTACGTGGCAGGGAACCAGGTTCAGATTATGGCGCAGGTGTCGGGCAGCGTGACGAAAGTCTGGGCTGACAATACCGACTTTGTGCAAAAAGGCGACGTGCTGGTGACGCTGGATCCCACCGACGCCCAGCAGGCGTTTGAAAAAGCACAGACCGAGCTGGCCTCGAGCGTGCGTCAGACCCGTCAGCAGATGATCAACAGCAAGCAACTGCAGGCCAACATCACCGTGCAGAAAACCGCCCTCGCCCAGGCGCAGAGCGATTTTAACCGCCGTGTTCCGCTCGGCACCGCCAACCTGATTGGCCGTGAAGAGCTGCAACACGCCCGTGATGCGGTCGCCAGCGCGCAGGCCCAGCTCGATGTTGCCATCCAGCAGTACAACGCCAACCAGGCGATGGTGCTGGACACGACTCTCGATCAACAACCAGCGGTGAAACAGGCGGCGACGGAAGTGCGCAACGCCTGGCTGGCCCTTGAGCGAACCAAGATTGTCAGCCCGATGACCGGCTATGTGTCCCGTCGTTCGGTGCAGCCTGGTGCGCAGATCAGCTCCTCTACCCCGCTGATGGCGGTAGTGCCAGCAACCAACCTGTGGGTGGATGCTAACTTCAAAGAGACGCAGCTGGCGCATATGCGTATCGGCCAGAGCGCCACGGTGGTCAGCGATATCTACGGTGATGAAGTGAAATACACCGGGAAAGTTGTCGGCCTGGATATGGGTACCGGTAGTGCCTTCTCCCTGCTGCCTGCCCAGAACGCCACCGGGAACTGGATCAAAGTGGTTCAGCGTCTGCCGGTGCGTATCGAACTGGATGAGAAACAGCTGGTGGATCATCCGTTGCGTATTGGCCTTTCCACGCTGGTGACGGTCGATACCGCCAACCGCGACGGTCAGATGCTGGCGAACCAGGCGCGTTCTAACCCGGCCTACGAAAGTAATGCCCGTGAGATCAGCCTTGAGCCCGTGAATAAGCTGATCGATGAGATCGTGAAGGCGAACGCCGGTTAA
- the mprA gene encoding transcriptional repressor MprA, protein MDSSFTPIEQMLKFRASRYADFPYQEILLTRLCMHMQGKLLENRNKMLKAQGINETLFMALITLESQENHSIQPSELSCALGSSRTNATRIADELEKRGWIERRESDNDRRCLHLQLTEKGHEFLREVLPPQHNCLHQLWSSLSGTEKEQLEHITRKLLTRLDQMDEDGAVLEALR, encoded by the coding sequence ATGGATAGTTCGTTTACGCCCATTGAACAAATGCTTAAATTTCGCGCCAGTCGCTATGCAGATTTCCCGTATCAGGAGATCCTGCTGACCCGTCTCTGCATGCACATGCAGGGCAAGCTGCTGGAAAATCGCAATAAGATGCTGAAAGCTCAAGGGATTAACGAGACGTTATTTATGGCGTTGATTACGCTGGAGTCTCAGGAAAACCACAGCATTCAGCCGTCTGAGCTGAGCTGCGCCCTGGGTTCGTCTCGTACCAATGCAACCCGTATTGCCGATGAGCTGGAAAAGCGCGGCTGGATTGAACGCCGTGAAAGCGACAACGACCGTCGCTGTCTGCACCTGCAACTGACCGAGAAAGGTCACGAATTCCTGCGTGAGGTGCTTCCACCTCAGCACAACTGCCTGCATCAACTCTGGTCGTCTTTAAGTGGTACCGAGAAAGAGCAGCTCGAGCATATCACCCGTAAGCTTCTCACCCGTCTGGATCAGATGGATGAAGACGGCGCCGTTCTCGAGGCGCTGCGCTAA